One Pyxicephalus adspersus chromosome 3, UCB_Pads_2.0, whole genome shotgun sequence genomic window carries:
- the SLC39A3 gene encoding zinc transporter ZIP3 — MNLVVAKLLCLLTVFVLMMLGSLAPVKLIVPDIEKASRSQRILSLCNSFAGGVFLATCFNALLPAVREKFEEVLKMGNVNIDYPLAETVMLVGFFLTVFVEQALLTFQKEKRSFYDLETFNAGSDAGSDSEYERPFISSNTDTNQYESGHSHHSHSLNFQELSKSGPLRLFSLVFALSAHSVFEGLALGLQEQGDKVLNLFIGVIIHETLIAVAMGVNMAKAKTPMRDAVKMAVLVSIMIPIGISVGMAIESAQNMASSITSALLQGIAGGTFLFVTFFEILVKELEDKYDRLLKVLFLVLGYTVLAVLVLF; from the exons ATGAACCTTGTAGTGGCAAAGCTGTTGTGCTTGCTCACAGTATTTGTGCTGATGATGTTGGGTTCACTTGCACCTGTCAAGCTTATAGTGCCAGATATTGAGAAAGCTTCTCGCTCACAAAGGATCCTTTCCTTGTGTAACTCCTTTGCCGGAGGAGTATTCTTGGCAACATGCTTCAACGCCTTGCTTCCTGCAGTGAGGGAAAAG tttgaaGAAGTTCTTAAAATGGGTAATGTGAACATAGACTATCCACTGGCTGAGACTGTTATGCTGGTTGGATTTTTTCTCACAGTCTTTGTGGAGCAAGCATTGCTAACATTTCAAAAAGAGAAACGTTCATTCTATGATCTGGAAACCTTTAATGCAGGATCTGATGCTGGTAGTGACTCTGAATATGAACGCCCATTTATATCTTCTAACACGGACACCAATCAATATGAAAGTGGCCACAGCCACCATTCTCATAGCCTAAATTTCCAAGAACTCTCCAAATCTGGTCCCCTTCGGCTTTTCAGCTTAGTGTTTGCACTCTCTGCCCATTCAGTTTTCGAAGGTTTGGCACTTGGTTTGCAGGAACAAGGAGATAAGGTGCTAAACCTCTTCATCGGTGTTATAATTCATGAAACATTAATTGCTGTGGCAATGGGGGTGAACATGGCAAAAGCAAAAACTCCGATGAGGGATGCTGTGAAGATGGCTGTTTTAGTAAGTATAATGATACCTATAGGTATCTCAGTTGGAATGGCCATTGAGAGTGCCCAGAATATGGCCAGCAGTATTACTTCAGCACTCTTACAAGGCATTGCTGGAGGGACTTTcctctttgttacattttttgaaattttggtGAAAGAGCTTGAGGATAAATATGATCGTTTGCTGAAAGTACTTTTCTTGGTTCTTGGATATACTGTCTTAGCTGTACTTGTcctattttaa